In Anopheles gambiae chromosome 2, idAnoGambNW_F1_1, whole genome shotgun sequence, a single window of DNA contains:
- the LOC1277286 gene encoding gastrula zinc finger protein XlCGF49.1 isoform X2: MSQQAVESGGMKISNCSKPFACTECNKLFRQLSTLTNHMKIHTGEKPYKCTICMKEFRQTTTLSNHMKIHTGEKPFNCNFCDKQFRQLSTLSNHKKIHTGEKPFECSVCGKQFRQSSTLNSHIRIHSDDKFCEKPYACTYCSKTFRQTGTLSNHLKIHTGEKPFECSVCGKQFRQSSTLNSHIRIHADDKYCKPSQTEPRSMVALNGGLNLKDEDVKPFFAMM; this comes from the exons ATGTCACAGCAGGCGGTGGAAAGTGGTGGTATGAAAATTTCCAACTGCTCGAAACCGTTCGCGTGCACCGAATGCAACAAATTGTTTCGCCAGCTGAGCACACTGACCAACCACATGAAGATACACACGGGCGAAAAACCGTACAAGTGCACGATCTGCATGAAGGAGTTCCGTCAAACGACGACACTCTCGAACCATATGAAAATTCATACCG GTGAAAAACCCTTCAACTGCAACTTTTGTGACAAACAGTTCCGCCAGCTGAGTACGCTTTCGAACCACAAGAAGATACACACCGGAGAAAAACCATTCGAATGTTCGGTGTGCGGCAAACAGTTCCGCCAGTCCAGCACGCTCAACAGCCACATCCGGATTCATTCGGATGATAAATTTT GTGAAAAGCCGTACGCCTGCACGTACTGCAGCAAAACCTTTCGCCAGACGGGTACGCTTTCGAACCATCTGAAGATTCACACCGGGGAAAAGCCGTTCGAGTGCTCGGTGTGCGGCAAACAGTTCCGGCAGTCGAGCACACTGAACAGCCACATTCGCATCCACGCCGACGACAAGTATT GCAAACCTTCGCAAACGGAGCCACGGTCCATGGTGGCGCTAAATGGTGGGCTTAATTTAAAGGACGAGGACGTCAAACCCTTCTTTGCCATGATGTAA
- the LOC1277286 gene encoding gastrula zinc finger protein XlCGF8.2DB isoform X1, translated as MSQQAVESGGMKISNCSKPFACTECNKLFRQLSTLTNHMKIHTGEKPYKCTICMKEFRQTTTLSNHMKIHTGEKPFNCNFCDKQFRQLSTLSNHKKIHTGEKPFECSVCGKQFRQSSTLNSHIRIHSDDKFCIKPFKCSICPKEFRQTTTLANHIKIHTGEKPYACTYCSKTFRQTGTLSNHLKIHTGEKPFECSVCGKQFRQSSTLNSHIRIHADDKYCKPSQTEPRSMVALNGGLNLKDEDVKPFFAMM; from the exons ATGTCACAGCAGGCGGTGGAAAGTGGTGGTATGAAAATTTCCAACTGCTCGAAACCGTTCGCGTGCACCGAATGCAACAAATTGTTTCGCCAGCTGAGCACACTGACCAACCACATGAAGATACACACGGGCGAAAAACCGTACAAGTGCACGATCTGCATGAAGGAGTTCCGTCAAACGACGACACTCTCGAACCATATGAAAATTCATACCG GTGAAAAACCCTTCAACTGCAACTTTTGTGACAAACAGTTCCGCCAGCTGAGTACGCTTTCGAACCACAAGAAGATACACACCGGAGAAAAACCATTCGAATGTTCGGTGTGCGGCAAACAGTTCCGCCAGTCCAGCACGCTCAACAGCCACATCCGGATTCATTCGGATGATAAATTTT GCATAAAACCCTTCAAATGCAGCATCTGTCCGAAGGAGTTCCGGCAGACGACGACCCTAGCGAATCACATAAAAATCCACACAG GTGAAAAGCCGTACGCCTGCACGTACTGCAGCAAAACCTTTCGCCAGACGGGTACGCTTTCGAACCATCTGAAGATTCACACCGGGGAAAAGCCGTTCGAGTGCTCGGTGTGCGGCAAACAGTTCCGGCAGTCGAGCACACTGAACAGCCACATTCGCATCCACGCCGACGACAAGTATT GCAAACCTTCGCAAACGGAGCCACGGTCCATGGTGGCGCTAAATGGTGGGCTTAATTTAAAGGACGAGGACGTCAAACCCTTCTTTGCCATGATGTAA